The region aatcacagaatcaggaaggtttgggtttgaaatgtccttaaagatcatctcattgcAGCCCCTGCTGTAGGCAGGGACGTGCTCCACTAGACCAGCTTACTCCAAACCCCAGAGTAAGTGGGTAACCCTCCAATCCGGCCTATAACATTTCCAGGGGCGGGGCAGCCGCATCTTCTCAGGGCAGCGTATTTCATGGGTGCTGTCCCTCACCCTGGAACCCCATGGCCTCTGGACCCTGGACCTTGGACCTGGCAGGGGGTTGCTTGCAGGGGAGGAACAGTGTCCTGCAAAGGGTTGGGAATCCCTGGGTGTGGGCTGGGGCCTCCCGACCTTGCTGGTGTCCCCTTGAACCCTGGCGTCCCTCCAGGCCGTTAAGCTGCCCCGTGCCCAGACCCGGGCCAGGGAGCCCATCACGTGCCCCTTAATGCCGCGGCCGGGACTAAGCACCTTCTGACAGGGACCCAGATGACGCTGCCCAGCGCCTTCCCCAAGGGATGGGGGCCGGAAAAGGGGCAGAAAcgggatggggaggggggggccTCACCGTCTTTGCGCGGGTCAATCATAAAGAAGGGATTAAGATCATTAATTCCTCCCCCCGCTGCAATTAACgacggggccgggcagcggctgGCGAGGAGCAGCGATATCCGCTGTGCTGGGTGGTCCCACGGTGTCAGGGTGGGGGACCCCCCCTTTTATGTGAAGGAGCCACGTACCCCAGCACCCCGCTCtggggacagcgtggggacAGACCCGTCGCAGCTGGCACGGCCGCGGTGTCCGGCGCTTGCTGGCGCGGTGGCCCCGGGGGCCGTAGGGCAGCGCCGGGTGGCTGCAGATGGTGGGAGCTGGCGGAGGAAAAGCGGCGGCCGGGACAATGGCGGGATTGTGCGGTGGCGCCGCTGGCACGGCTCGGCACGGCTCGGCGCCGCACCCCGTGCCAGCGGCGGGCGCTGCCTTGCTCCGCCGGGCCCGAGCGCCGTGCCCGGGGTCTCTGTGGGTGCGGGGGGCGCACCGGCTGGGCTGGGGTGGTCCCGTCCCGCAACCGGggggggctgtgccaggctgtgcagcCATCGCCCCGGCGGGAGGGGGCTGCGAGCCggggctcagagctgccagTGCCCGATCCTTGTGGCGTGGTGGGACCAgccaggggggctggacggtaTGCCTGGCTGCAGAAGAAGATGGGAACTGGTGGAAATGGTGACCGTGGCGTGGTTTCAGCTGATGTCCTCCCCACTTCGGCACCTGGAGCCCGCTGTGCGTGGGGCCGTGGGGAGACCCAGGtgggcagcacccagctctTGCCAGGGCGGTGCAGAGCACCTCCAGCAGTCGTGGCTGGACGCCACCCGCACTTCCCCGGCAGCCCCGCGGCACGGCGGTTCCGATGGCGCCGGGAGAGCGGGCAGCGTGGCAAACCCCGGGCCGATGTGTCCGGGCGGAAGAGGCGCAGGGCCGCAGGAAAGGCGGCCGCGGGCAGGCGTGAGATAACACCACCGGGCGCTTTATCTCACATCCTCCCGTCCGGTGCTTTTCCTGCCGCGCTCCCCGCTCCGGCCCCAGCGCCCGTTTGCTGCCGGCACTAAGGTGTGACCCGTCCTAAAGTCTCCAGGGACGGGTCCCCCACCTCCCTGGCAGAGTGGACGGGCGATTCAGCTGCGTGGGGACACCTTGCCCATCCTCCCAGCACCCTGTCACCCCTTCGGGGTGCTCCCTACCCCACGGCCGCCCAGCATCCCCCCGCCCGGCGtggagcagggtgctggggaagggcagcCCATCCTGCCGCCGCAGTCCTCCCTCTCCATGTGGCCTGGCGAGCTCCCGGCTGGAGCCCAAGCCTCCATCGATCCGCGCTGCATCTTAAATCCCGCAGCAGCTGAAGCAAGCGGTTTTCAGCGCCAGGGCGGGGGGGGTTTCTCCGTGGGCGAGCCGGCTCTGGCACCGGAGTGAGACACCGGGGCTGCTTCTGCAGCCGGTACCACCAGAGCTGGCACAAGGACCTTGCCCTCATCAGCGTTTTAACGACGATGCCCAAGCTGTGTCTGTGTCCTCCCGGGCTGTTGTGGGATTCCTGGGGTTGCACAGGAGAAGGGGATCCAAAGGGTGATGTATGACCAGGAGTGGGACGTGGGGGTGCAGAGATGCCCCTCGCTGTGCTGCAGGAGTGAgggtctcagcagagctctCGACACGTGGCCACATCCCTGTCTGGGCTCTGGAGAGGAGGGTGCCGGGATAGccgggatggagggatggggtgGGTGAGGGGCCTCCTCCCGGTGCCACCCTCCCCCAGCTGCCGCCAGGGTGGGGACGTGGGTTCCTGCTCCACTAAGCCCTGCAGCTTTTCTCCTCTAAAGCCTGATTACTTGGCGGTGCCTGTGTGCGTGCGTGTtcggcagggaggaggaggaggaatttcACAACAACAAGTGTTTGCAGCCACACTGGGCCCAGCTGCCCCGGAGTcgccccagggacagcagcataGCATCCGCTCCAGGAAGGCTCTGGCGGTCACTGCTGAGCCCACGGCTCTGCCGGAGCAGCCGGGCCTGTGTGCTGGGCGTGCTGGGGCAGGGCGGGAGGTCAGCACTGGGGCTTGGAGGTGGATGCTGTGACTCCCTACGGGGTTGAAGGTGGGCGCTGCAGCTCCTGATGAGGCTTGGAAGtggatgctgcagctccctgtttGGTCTGGAGATGGACACTGCAGCCCTCGGTGGGGTTAGGAGGAGGATACCATGGCTGTCCGTGGGATTTGGAAGTGGATGCTGGAAGTGGCTCAGGATTGGATGGTGCAGCTCCCTATGGGATTTGGGATGAACGCTGCAGCTGTTGGTGGAGTGTGGAGGAGGATGCTGTGGATCCCTGTGGCACTCAAAGGTGGACACTTGCcactctccttcccctgcccaggACTGGCTCAGGGACAATGAtccaggaggagaaaagaggaggaggaggaggaggagaaggggtgCAGCCTAGCTGAACTGGGTGAACAGCATCGCCGGGACTGTGGGAGTTGGGATGCTGCCTCCATGGCACTTGGCTCAGGGTACAAGGgtggctgcagggtgggaaCCAGGCACCCCTTGCATGAGCTCCTGCTACTGGTCCCGCTGGAGCCTGCGGGGCCTCACGGCgctggagcagagtgggacaTGAGCCCCGTGacttccctggggctgctgtccctgggggaGGAGAGCCGGGCACAGAGAGCCTTTAAGCATCGGAGTGCCATTGCTACCCGGCCAGGACTTCCCCTGTGACCCCCCACTTCTGTCTGGATGGCGACCCTTTTAGAGAGCAGCGGAACGGATCTCCACCGAGGTCCGTTCCCTGGAGTTCCTTTGTTCGCGGCGCTGAGATTTTCGTggcagggggaggaagaggCGCTTTGAAAAGCCCGTTGGCTCTTGCCAGCTCTaactctcttttcttttctccttccagaGCCGCGTGGTGTGTCCCAGAGCCGCAGAGTATGTCTGTGCACTGAGAGCACCCTGAGTCCTCCGCAGCCGGCGCGGGAGGAGACGCCCCGTTGATGTGCGGTCCCGCCTGAGTGTTCCCGGTGGCTGGCGGGCCGGTGCTACCAGAAGGGCTTTGGGGATCTTTCGCCTTGGCATTGGGGTGGgcttttggggattttttggggttggtttttttttttttttttttggtttttttggcttttttttttcccccaaattttggggttggtttggttgttgtGCTCCGGCCACCATGTCAAATTCGGGCTCCCATCAAGACACTGGGAACAAGCCAGAGAcggaaaaaaataaccaagatGACTCTCAACCCCCTGTCAACTCCGAGAGGAGAAACAAAAGTGGAATAATAAGTGAACCTTTGAACAAAAGTCTTAAGAAGTCCCGTCCACTCTCCCACTATTCCACCTTTGGTAGCAGCAGCTCAGTAAGCGAACATTCAGAGAAAGGCAACCCCTTAGCTAATGGCAACGATGCGACTGTGGATAAAAGTCATTCTACCTCAAAGCACAAAAACATCTCTAGTATGCTGAGCAAATTAGACCGGATGTCGGAGCTCTCCTCAGAAGGACAGACCGCCCTCCAACAGTTTGCTCAGTCGACAGAAATGCTCAAAAGAGTGGTACAGGAGCATCTTCCTCTAACAAGCGAGCATGGGACTGGTATCTCTGACATGGAGGCAGTCTCAGCTGCAGAGACAATGAACGGCCCCTCTGATTTTCCTTACCTGGGGGCTTTTCCCATCAACCCAGGCCTTTTCATTATGACCCC is a window of Hirundo rustica isolate bHirRus1 chromosome 14, bHirRus1.pri.v3, whole genome shotgun sequence DNA encoding:
- the CXXC5 gene encoding CXXC-type zinc finger protein 5, giving the protein MSNSGSHQDTGNKPETEKNNQDDSQPPVNSERRNKSGIISEPLNKSLKKSRPLSHYSTFGSSSSVSEHSEKGNPLANGNDATVDKSHSTSKHKNISSMLSKLDRMSELSSEGQTALQQFAQSTEMLKRVVQEHLPLTSEHGTGISDMEAVSAAETMNGPSDFPYLGAFPINPGLFIMTPAGVFLAESALHMAGLAEYPMQNELASAINSGKKKRKRCGMCPPCRRRINCEQCSSCRNRKTGHQICKFRKCEELKKKPSAALEKVMLPTGAAFRWFQ